In Streptomyces sp. NBC_01381, a genomic segment contains:
- a CDS encoding YbaK/EbsC family protein: MRAPMGEFDAVRPATEALDLLVTPVADAVRGWHGDVPAEQLIHVDTDPQWADTATFVEHYGQDILEQSANCVVVAGKRGGESTLAACLVLSSTRVDVNGVVRRQLGARKASFAPMDTATGETGMEYGGITPIGLPAHWQLLVDAAVVDLPYVLIGSGSRRGKLIVPGKAFAGLPNAVVLEGLGVA, translated from the coding sequence ATGCGTGCACCCATGGGAGAGTTCGACGCCGTCCGCCCGGCCACCGAGGCCCTCGACCTCCTGGTGACCCCCGTCGCCGACGCCGTGCGCGGCTGGCACGGGGACGTCCCCGCCGAGCAGCTGATCCACGTCGACACCGACCCGCAGTGGGCCGACACCGCCACATTCGTGGAGCACTACGGCCAAGACATCCTGGAGCAGTCCGCGAACTGCGTGGTCGTCGCCGGCAAGCGCGGCGGCGAGTCCACGCTCGCCGCCTGTCTCGTCCTCTCCTCGACCCGAGTCGACGTGAACGGCGTCGTGCGCCGCCAACTCGGCGCCCGCAAGGCCTCGTTCGCGCCGATGGACACGGCGACCGGCGAGACCGGCATGGAGTACGGCGGAATCACCCCGATCGGCCTGCCCGCCCACTGGCAGCTCCTGGTGGACGCCGCCGTCGTCGACCTGCCGTACGTCCTGATCGGCAGCGGCAGCCGCCGGGGCAAGCTCATCGTGCCGGGCAAGGCGTTCGCCGGGCTGCCGAACGCGGTCGTCCTCGAAGGGCTCGGCGTCGCCTGA
- a CDS encoding CaiB/BaiF CoA-transferase family protein, with amino-acid sequence MATARQTSGPLPLAGITVVSLEQAVAAPFATRQLADLGARVIKVERPGGGDFARRYDTTVHGQASYFVWLNRSKESLTLDLKSDEGLEILHELLAGADVFVQNLAPGAADRLGLSAGELQARYPSLIPCTVSGYGTSGSWADRKAYDLLVQCQTGLLSLTGTPDEAVRAGISVADIAGGMYAYSGVLSALFTRATTGRAPAVEVSLFDALAEWMSQPAYYTRYGGTQPPRVGARHATVAPYGPFTASDGKDVLLSVQNEREWAALCERVIGRPELTDDPWFATGSDRVAHRDELDAIISVRFAELGSEEAMELLDDANIANAGVNSVTEFLDHPALAERDRWREIAVPGTSSPVQALLPPADLSGVSPRMDPVPAAGEHTHSILAELGRGPDDIARLRAAGVCP; translated from the coding sequence ATGGCGACCGCACGACAGACATCCGGCCCGCTCCCCCTGGCGGGCATCACCGTGGTCAGCCTGGAGCAGGCCGTGGCCGCGCCCTTCGCCACCCGCCAGCTGGCCGATCTCGGCGCCCGCGTCATCAAGGTGGAGCGCCCCGGCGGCGGAGACTTCGCGCGCCGCTACGACACCACGGTGCACGGCCAGGCCAGCTATTTCGTCTGGCTCAACCGCTCCAAGGAATCCCTCACCCTGGATCTCAAGTCCGACGAGGGCCTGGAGATCCTGCACGAGCTGCTCGCGGGCGCAGATGTGTTCGTGCAGAACCTCGCCCCCGGCGCGGCCGACCGCCTGGGCCTGAGCGCCGGCGAGCTCCAGGCCCGCTACCCGTCGTTGATCCCCTGCACGGTCAGCGGTTACGGCACGAGCGGCTCCTGGGCGGACCGCAAGGCGTACGACCTGCTCGTGCAGTGCCAGACGGGTCTGCTCTCGCTGACCGGCACGCCCGACGAGGCGGTGCGGGCCGGCATCTCGGTGGCCGACATCGCGGGCGGCATGTACGCCTACAGCGGTGTCCTGTCCGCGTTGTTCACCCGGGCGACGACGGGGCGAGCCCCGGCCGTCGAGGTCTCCCTCTTCGACGCACTGGCCGAGTGGATGAGCCAGCCCGCGTACTACACACGCTATGGCGGCACGCAGCCGCCGCGGGTCGGCGCCCGGCACGCGACGGTCGCGCCGTACGGCCCCTTCACCGCGTCCGACGGCAAGGACGTGCTGCTCTCCGTGCAGAACGAACGCGAGTGGGCCGCCCTGTGCGAGCGGGTCATCGGACGTCCCGAGCTGACCGACGACCCCTGGTTCGCCACCGGCTCCGACCGCGTGGCGCACCGCGACGAGCTAGACGCGATCATCTCCGTACGCTTCGCAGAACTCGGCAGCGAGGAGGCGATGGAGCTGCTCGACGACGCCAACATCGCGAACGCGGGCGTCAATTCAGTGACCGAGTTCCTCGACCACCCCGCCCTTGCCGAGCGCGACCGCTGGCGGGAGATCGCCGTGCCCGGCACGTCGTCGCCCGTGCAGGCCCTGCTGCCGCCCGCGGATCTGAGCGGCGTGAGCCCGCGCATGGATCCCGTCCCGGCGGCCGGCGAGCACACCCACTCGATCCTCGCCGAGCTGGGCCGCGGCCCGGACGACATCGCCCGGCTGCGCGCGGCGGGGGTCTGCCCCTGA
- a CDS encoding GNAT family N-acetyltransferase, with product MPSTPLASAAASTPAAPGAVTGSYVTSIADSESQIRAAQRLRYRVFGEEMGATLHTPLPGHDVDDYDDLVDHLIVTDTTTDEVVGTYRLLPPGRSERSYSDGEFDLRALAELRSSTIEAGRSCVHPDHRSGAVINLMWSALARYVLLSGHRYLAGCASVPLSDGGKAASSAWLLGTSKHASPPELRVHPRRPWTPAEPTVEHPTYADLPPLLRGYLRLGAWMCGAPTHDPEFDVADFFVLLDMERLSDRHRRYFLGETP from the coding sequence ATGCCCTCGACACCGCTTGCTTCGGCCGCCGCCTCGACGCCCGCCGCCCCCGGCGCCGTCACCGGCTCGTACGTCACCTCCATCGCCGACTCCGAGAGCCAGATACGGGCCGCGCAGCGCCTGCGGTACCGCGTCTTCGGTGAGGAGATGGGCGCCACCCTCCACACGCCCCTGCCCGGTCACGACGTGGACGACTACGACGACCTCGTCGACCACCTGATCGTCACCGACACCACCACGGACGAGGTGGTCGGCACCTACCGCCTGCTGCCGCCCGGACGGTCCGAGCGGTCCTACTCCGACGGCGAGTTCGATCTGCGCGCGCTGGCAGAGCTGCGTTCGTCCACGATCGAGGCCGGGCGCTCCTGCGTGCACCCGGATCACCGCTCCGGCGCGGTGATCAACCTGATGTGGTCCGCGCTCGCCCGCTACGTCCTGCTCTCCGGCCACCGCTATCTGGCGGGCTGCGCGTCCGTGCCGCTGTCCGACGGCGGGAAGGCCGCCTCCAGCGCCTGGCTGCTCGGCACGTCCAAGCACGCGTCGCCGCCCGAGCTCCGGGTGCACCCCCGGCGCCCCTGGACGCCCGCCGAGCCGACCGTGGAGCATCCCACCTACGCCGACCTTCCCCCGCTGCTCCGGGGCTACCTCCGGCTCGGCGCCTGGATGTGCGGGGCGCCGACGCACGACCCCGAGTTCGATGTCGCCGACTTCTTCGTCCTGCTCGACATGGAACGGCTCAGTGACCGCCACCGCCGGTACTTCCTGGGAGAGACGCCATGA
- a CDS encoding 1-acyl-sn-glycerol-3-phosphate acyltransferase, translated as MSPWAPASLCTPACATRSAPPVPPVPPGEVARRYAALAYEIGKGAAQGGRLAEPRALRARARGVLAALGVRPAAELDRLTVGGGTTGTLIVANHISWLDVVALLAVEPVTVLAKREVGRWPVVGTLARRAGTQFIDRDGLRQLPDVVAELAAALRSGRSVAVFPQATTWCSVSGGRFRRATFQAAADAGAPVRPVTIRYEQHGTPSTAAAFLGDETFAASLHRVARAGGLTVRITGHAPLHGTDRRVLAAEAQAVIGARELAAHG; from the coding sequence ATGAGTCCCTGGGCCCCGGCGAGTCTGTGCACCCCGGCCTGCGCCACCCGGTCGGCCCCGCCGGTGCCGCCGGTTCCGCCGGGCGAAGTGGCCCGCCGGTACGCCGCGTTGGCGTACGAGATCGGCAAGGGCGCGGCGCAGGGCGGCCGGCTCGCCGAGCCTCGCGCACTGCGGGCGCGGGCCAGGGGTGTGCTCGCCGCGCTCGGCGTACGGCCGGCGGCGGAGCTCGACCGGCTCACGGTCGGCGGCGGCACCACCGGCACCCTGATCGTCGCCAACCACATCTCCTGGCTCGATGTCGTCGCCCTGCTCGCCGTGGAGCCGGTGACGGTCCTCGCCAAGCGGGAGGTGGGCCGGTGGCCGGTCGTCGGCACGCTCGCCCGGCGCGCCGGTACGCAGTTCATCGACCGCGACGGACTGCGCCAACTGCCGGACGTTGTCGCCGAGTTGGCGGCGGCCCTGCGCTCGGGACGCTCGGTCGCCGTCTTTCCCCAGGCGACGACCTGGTGCTCCGTGTCCGGCGGCCGGTTCCGCCGGGCCACCTTCCAGGCGGCGGCCGACGCGGGCGCACCCGTACGCCCCGTGACCATCCGCTACGAACAGCACGGGACCCCCAGCACCGCCGCCGCCTTCCTCGGCGACGAGACCTTCGCGGCCTCGCTGCACCGGGTCGCCCGCGCGGGCGGCCTGACCGTGCGGATCACCGGGCACGCACCGCTGCACGGCACCGACCGGCGCGTGCTGGCCGCCGAGGCCCAAGCGGTCATCGGCGCACGGGAGTTGGCCGCACACGGGTGA
- a CDS encoding molybdopterin-dependent oxidoreductase, producing the protein MGDTTRTKEPTGSPGPPGFWRSPLRGTWFTSVLGAVLLVGIPLLFVTGLLSYAAYNPDLSPVNDKTPDKGLLGFYLFSWPTDPHWLYRLNQGLHVTVGIALIPVLLAKLWSVVPKLFELPPVRSVGHALERLSLLLLVGGALFEFATGVLNVQLEYLFPGSFYPLHFYGAWVFFGAFVAHAALKLPRAVRTLRERGVREQLRTHDKPSEGSTMSRRGALGLVGGGSLLLLATSAGQNFDGVVRRTALLAPHGGGEPGTGPNGFQINKSAAAVGIRSADTGRSWRLVVSGRGRELSLNRDDLLAMAQHSAALPIACVEGWSTSDQWWRGVRLRDLAALVGYEDRSKAPGVFVESLQRRGSFRQAALRDNQVRDPRSLLALRVNGEDLSPDHGYPARIIVPAAPGVLNTKWVARLTFGEL; encoded by the coding sequence ATGGGCGACACGACACGGACCAAGGAACCCACCGGATCCCCGGGACCGCCGGGCTTCTGGCGCAGCCCGCTGCGGGGGACCTGGTTCACCTCCGTACTGGGCGCCGTCCTGCTCGTCGGGATCCCGCTGCTCTTCGTGACCGGCCTGCTCTCGTACGCCGCGTACAACCCGGACCTGTCGCCGGTCAACGACAAGACCCCGGACAAGGGCCTGCTCGGCTTCTATCTCTTCTCCTGGCCGACCGATCCGCACTGGCTCTACCGCCTCAACCAGGGTCTGCACGTCACCGTCGGCATCGCCCTGATCCCGGTGCTGCTCGCCAAGCTGTGGTCGGTGGTCCCGAAGCTTTTCGAGCTGCCGCCGGTGCGGTCGGTCGGGCACGCCCTTGAGCGGCTCTCGCTGCTGCTTCTGGTGGGCGGTGCGCTGTTCGAGTTCGCCACCGGGGTGCTCAACGTCCAGCTGGAGTACCTCTTCCCGGGCTCCTTCTATCCGCTGCACTTCTACGGCGCCTGGGTGTTCTTCGGCGCTTTCGTGGCGCACGCCGCGCTGAAGCTGCCGCGGGCGGTGCGCACGCTGCGGGAGCGCGGGGTGCGCGAGCAACTGCGTACGCACGACAAGCCGTCGGAGGGCTCGACGATGTCCCGGCGGGGTGCGCTCGGCCTGGTCGGCGGGGGGTCGCTGCTGCTGCTCGCGACGTCGGCGGGGCAGAACTTCGACGGCGTGGTGCGGCGCACGGCGCTCCTTGCGCCGCACGGGGGCGGTGAACCGGGGACGGGGCCGAACGGCTTCCAGATCAACAAGTCGGCCGCGGCTGTGGGGATCCGATCGGCCGACACGGGGCGGTCGTGGCGCCTGGTCGTCAGCGGCCGCGGACGCGAACTGAGCCTGAACCGGGACGACTTGCTGGCGATGGCCCAGCACAGCGCGGCGCTGCCCATCGCGTGCGTGGAGGGCTGGTCGACCTCCGACCAGTGGTGGCGCGGGGTCCGGCTGCGGGACCTGGCCGCGCTCGTCGGGTACGAGGACCGATCGAAGGCGCCCGGAGTGTTCGTCGAATCGCTCCAGCGGCGCGGCTCGTTCCGCCAGGCCGCCCTGCGCGACAACCAGGTCCGCGACCCGCGCTCGCTGCTCGCGCTCCGGGTGAACGGCGAGGACCTGTCGCCCGACCACGGCTATCCGGCACGGATCATCGTCCCGGCGGCGCCCGGTGTGCTGAACACCAAATGGGTGGCCCGGCTGACCTTCGGGGAGCTGTGA
- a CDS encoding class I SAM-dependent methyltransferase, with translation MSTAVAWCADPYADALRNGHGPLFLRRTDGWLLPLEVERWCAAADAADLSALRRCTGTVLDIGCGPGRLVAALTALGHRALGIDISEAAVAHTRRLGGTALRRSVFDSLPDEGSWGTALLIDGNIGIGGDPGALLARTAGLLAPGGLLIAETAPVDVDERVQVRVDDGRGRGAAGETFPWARLGTPALLRHARPTALRPADQWTVGGRSFVALRRRRDVRSARSSSQSAEPAKSAAVTRSQRVRNTPAGRPVADS, from the coding sequence ATGAGCACCGCGGTGGCGTGGTGCGCCGACCCGTACGCCGACGCCCTGCGCAACGGCCACGGCCCGCTGTTCCTGCGGCGCACCGACGGCTGGCTGCTGCCCCTTGAGGTCGAACGCTGGTGCGCGGCCGCCGACGCGGCGGACCTCTCCGCGCTGCGCCGCTGCACGGGCACGGTGCTCGACATCGGCTGCGGGCCCGGCCGTCTGGTCGCCGCGCTGACCGCCCTCGGCCACCGCGCCCTCGGCATCGACATCAGCGAGGCGGCCGTCGCCCACACCCGTCGGCTCGGCGGCACGGCCCTGCGCCGCTCCGTCTTCGACTCCCTTCCGGACGAGGGGAGTTGGGGCACGGCGCTGCTCATCGACGGCAACATCGGCATCGGCGGCGACCCCGGCGCGCTGCTCGCGAGGACCGCCGGGCTCCTTGCCCCCGGCGGGCTCCTCATCGCGGAGACCGCGCCGGTGGACGTCGACGAGCGGGTCCAGGTCCGCGTGGACGACGGCCGGGGCCGGGGCGCGGCCGGGGAGACCTTTCCCTGGGCCCGCCTCGGCACCCCGGCGCTGCTGCGCCACGCCCGCCCGACGGCCTTGCGCCCGGCAGATCAGTGGACCGTCGGCGGCCGCTCCTTCGTGGCACTGCGCCGCCGACGCGACGTACGCAGCGCCCGCAGCAGCAGCCAGAGCGCGGAACCCGCGAAGAGCGCTGCCGTCACCAGGAGCCAGCGGGTCAGGAACACCCCGGCCGGCAGGCCCGTGGCGGACTCGTAG
- a CDS encoding DUF2064 domain-containing protein: MVIAKQPLPGRVKTRLTPPYTPQEAARLAEAALCDTLDAVLAAPARRRVLVLAGDAGPWLPGGFDVVPQCVGGLDERLAAAFAGCDGPALLIGMDTPQVTPALLAPALGPAAWRDADAWFGPAVDGGFWALGLAEPDPELLRGVPMSTPTTGAAQRSRLVAAGLRVRDLPVLRDVDTADDAALVAADAPESRFAEALARLAPAGRR; encoded by the coding sequence CTGGTCATCGCCAAGCAACCCCTCCCCGGCCGCGTGAAGACCCGCCTCACGCCGCCCTACACCCCCCAGGAAGCCGCCCGCCTCGCCGAGGCCGCGCTGTGCGACACCCTGGATGCCGTGCTCGCGGCGCCCGCACGGCGGCGTGTCCTGGTGCTTGCCGGGGACGCGGGGCCGTGGCTGCCGGGCGGGTTCGATGTCGTACCGCAGTGCGTGGGCGGCCTTGACGAGCGGCTCGCCGCTGCGTTCGCGGGGTGTGACGGGCCCGCGCTCCTGATCGGCATGGACACCCCGCAGGTGACCCCCGCGCTGCTCGCCCCCGCCCTGGGCCCGGCCGCCTGGCGGGACGCCGACGCCTGGTTCGGCCCGGCCGTGGACGGCGGCTTCTGGGCGCTCGGCCTGGCCGAGCCCGACCCGGAGCTGCTGCGCGGCGTCCCCATGTCGACGCCCACCACGGGCGCGGCCCAGCGCAGCCGACTCGTCGCGGCCGGCCTGCGGGTGCGCGACCTGCCGGTGCTGCGTGACGTCGACACCGCCGATGACGCCGCTCTGGTCGCCGCCGACGCGCCGGAGAGTCGTTTCGCGGAAGCCCTCGCCCGCCTCGCCCCGGCCGGCCGCCGATGA
- a CDS encoding glycosyltransferase family 2 protein — MTHSSHSPEDPPGPPVPRADIVLPCLDEAAALPWVLRQIPAGWRAIVVDNGSTDGSAEIARSLGATVVHEPRRGFGAACHAGLTAATADIVCFCDCDASLDPGLLEPFVRQVDAGRADLVLGRRRPRSRGAWPPHARVGNAVLARMLHRRTGVRLHDLGPMRAARREALLGLALTDRRSGYPLQMVVRAADAGWRIEERDVPYLPRTGKSKVTGTWRGTWHAVRDMRGVLAERAPAAPGSGVTR, encoded by the coding sequence GTGACGCACTCCTCCCACTCCCCCGAAGACCCGCCGGGCCCACCGGTCCCACGGGCCGACATCGTGCTCCCCTGTCTCGACGAGGCCGCCGCCCTGCCCTGGGTGCTGCGGCAGATCCCCGCGGGCTGGCGCGCGATCGTCGTGGACAACGGCTCCACCGACGGCTCGGCGGAGATCGCCCGCTCGCTCGGCGCGACCGTCGTGCACGAGCCGCGCCGCGGCTTCGGCGCCGCCTGCCACGCCGGTCTCACAGCGGCCACCGCGGACATCGTCTGCTTCTGCGACTGCGACGCCTCGCTCGATCCGGGCCTGCTCGAACCTTTCGTACGTCAAGTCGACGCGGGCCGCGCCGACTTGGTGCTTGGCAGGCGCCGCCCCCGGAGCCGGGGCGCATGGCCGCCGCACGCCCGTGTCGGCAACGCCGTCCTGGCCCGGATGCTGCACCGGCGCACCGGAGTCCGCCTGCACGACCTGGGCCCGATGCGGGCGGCCCGGCGCGAGGCCCTCCTGGGCCTCGCCCTCACCGACCGCCGCAGCGGCTACCCGCTGCAGATGGTCGTACGGGCCGCCGACGCGGGCTGGCGGATCGAGGAGCGGGACGTGCCGTATCTGCCACGCACCGGCAAGTCCAAGGTCACCGGCACCTGGCGCGGCACCTGGCACGCGGTCCGCGACATGCGGGGCGTGCTCGCCGAGCGGGCCCCGGCCGCACCGGGCAGCGGGGTGACCCGATGA
- a CDS encoding sensor histidine kinase KdpD — MRDTLLIALYAFLGAAAAGLLGAVVLRVLRRRSLVVSLAVVACVAVTAMLAGTLVVAWAMFLSPHDLSVVTTVVAMAAVVSLVTALLLGRWVVARSKALTLAARSFGDGGDFAAPGVPATAELAALTRELESTSARLAESRERERALETSRRELVAWISHDLRTPLAGLRAMSEALEDGVAADPDRYLRQIRTEVERLNGMVGDLFELSRIHAGALALTPSRMSAYDLVGDAIAGADPLAREHGVRLVGDRIDAVPVEVDGKEMSRVLGNLLINAIRRTPADGTVAVAARRSTDGVVLSVTDGCGGIPEEDLPRVFDTGWRGTHARTPPAGAGLGLAIVRGIVEAHQGRADVRNVTGGCCFEVVLPEAGA, encoded by the coding sequence ATGCGTGACACCCTCCTCATCGCGCTCTACGCCTTCCTCGGCGCCGCCGCCGCTGGGCTGCTCGGGGCGGTGGTCCTGCGGGTGCTGCGGCGGCGGTCGCTCGTCGTATCGCTTGCCGTGGTCGCCTGTGTCGCGGTGACCGCGATGCTCGCCGGCACGCTGGTGGTCGCCTGGGCGATGTTCCTGTCCCCGCACGATCTGAGCGTCGTCACCACCGTCGTCGCCATGGCCGCGGTCGTCTCCCTGGTCACCGCGCTGCTGCTCGGGCGCTGGGTGGTGGCCCGCAGCAAGGCGCTCACCCTCGCTGCCCGTTCCTTCGGCGACGGCGGTGACTTCGCCGCGCCCGGCGTGCCCGCCACCGCGGAACTCGCCGCCCTCACCCGCGAGTTGGAGTCCACCAGCGCGAGGCTCGCGGAGTCGCGCGAGCGGGAACGCGCCCTGGAGACATCACGCCGCGAACTCGTCGCCTGGATCTCGCACGACCTGCGCACCCCGCTGGCCGGCCTGCGCGCGATGAGCGAGGCCCTGGAGGACGGGGTGGCCGCCGACCCGGACCGCTATCTGCGGCAGATCCGCACCGAGGTCGAGCGCCTCAACGGCATGGTCGGCGACCTCTTCGAACTGTCCCGCATCCACGCGGGCGCGCTCGCCCTCACGCCGTCGCGGATGTCCGCGTACGACCTGGTCGGCGACGCCATCGCGGGCGCGGACCCGCTCGCCCGCGAACACGGCGTACGCCTCGTGGGCGACCGGATCGACGCCGTGCCCGTCGAGGTCGACGGCAAGGAGATGAGCCGGGTGCTCGGCAATCTGCTGATCAACGCCATCCGCCGGACCCCCGCCGACGGCACGGTCGCCGTAGCCGCCCGGCGCTCGACCGACGGCGTGGTGCTGTCCGTGACGGACGGCTGCGGCGGCATCCCCGAAGAGGACCTGCCCCGCGTCTTCGACACGGGCTGGCGCGGCACCCACGCCCGCACACCCCCAGCGGGAGCGGGCCTGGGCCTGGCCATCGTGCGCGGCATCGTCGAGGCGCACCAGGGCCGAGCGGACGTACGCAACGTGACGGGCGGCTGCTGCTTCGAGGTGGTGCTTCCGGAGGCGGGAGCGTAA
- a CDS encoding NAD(P)-dependent oxidoreductase, translated as MRVLVTGGAGFIGSQIVDALAARGHEPVVFDALLASAHSGTERPRVAGELIVGDVRDPDAVDGALRGVDAVCHQAAMVGLGKDFADAPEYVACNDLGTAVLLAAMARAGVQDLVLAGSMVVYGEGRYTCADRHGVVRPGPRAPADLAAGRFEPRCPSCGAELTPGLVTEDAPVDPRNVYATTKLAQEHLAAAWARSTGGRAVSLRYHNVYGPGMPRDTPYAGVASFFRSSLAAGRAPRVFEDGGQRRDFVHVRDVATANAVTLEALRDRADGEFTAYNTGSGDPHTVGEMARTLADACGGPAPVVTGEYRLGDVRHVTADSTRLRTDLDWKPDVDFQSGMREFAGAGMRG; from the coding sequence ATGCGTGTACTGGTCACCGGCGGCGCCGGGTTCATCGGGTCACAGATCGTCGACGCGCTCGCGGCGCGCGGGCACGAACCCGTGGTGTTCGACGCGTTGCTCGCGTCGGCGCACTCCGGGACGGAGCGGCCCCGCGTCGCCGGGGAGCTGATCGTCGGCGACGTACGCGATCCGGACGCGGTGGACGGTGCGCTGCGCGGCGTCGACGCGGTGTGCCATCAGGCGGCGATGGTGGGCCTCGGCAAGGACTTCGCGGACGCGCCCGAGTACGTCGCCTGCAACGACCTGGGCACGGCGGTGCTGCTGGCCGCGATGGCCCGGGCGGGGGTGCAGGATCTGGTGCTCGCCGGCTCGATGGTGGTGTACGGGGAGGGCCGCTACACCTGTGCGGACCGGCACGGCGTGGTGCGCCCGGGGCCGCGCGCGCCGGCCGATCTGGCGGCGGGCCGCTTCGAGCCCCGCTGCCCCTCCTGCGGCGCGGAGCTGACGCCGGGCCTGGTCACGGAGGACGCCCCGGTCGATCCGCGCAATGTGTACGCGACGACGAAGCTCGCCCAGGAACATCTGGCGGCGGCATGGGCACGGTCCACCGGCGGCCGCGCGGTGTCGCTGCGCTACCACAACGTCTACGGCCCCGGGATGCCGCGCGACACCCCGTACGCGGGCGTCGCGTCCTTCTTCCGCTCGTCCCTGGCCGCGGGCCGCGCCCCGCGCGTCTTCGAGGACGGCGGCCAGCGCCGGGACTTCGTCCACGTACGCGATGTGGCGACGGCCAACGCGGTGACGCTGGAGGCTCTGCGGGACCGCGCCGACGGGGAGTTCACGGCCTACAACACGGGCAGCGGCGACCCCCACACGGTCGGCGAGATGGCCCGGACCCTGGCCGACGCGTGCGGCGGCCCGGCACCGGTCGTCACCGGCGAGTACCGCCTGGGCGACGTCCGCCACGTGACAGCGGACTCCACCCGCCTGCGAACCGACCTGGACTGGAAGCCGGATGTGGACTTCCAGTCGGGGATGCGGGAGTTCGCGGGGGCGGGGATGCGGGGGTAG
- a CDS encoding sigma-70 family RNA polymerase sigma factor — translation MIIPALPGSPDESITAWALAARGGDPDAIEHFVRALHRDVRRYVTYLGGDPQAADDLTQDTFLRALGSLHRFEGRSSARTWLLSIARRAVIDSLRHAAARPRLCDTDDWQAAAERAQPRGLPGFDDGVVLADLLAELPDERREAFVLTQLLGLPYAEAALLTGCPVGTVRSRVARARLSLMERLRDAERPALAGAAA, via the coding sequence GTGATCATTCCTGCCTTGCCCGGCTCACCCGACGAGTCGATAACGGCCTGGGCGCTCGCCGCCCGCGGCGGCGACCCGGACGCCATCGAGCACTTCGTGCGCGCCCTGCACCGCGACGTCCGCCGGTACGTGACGTACCTGGGCGGCGACCCGCAGGCCGCCGACGACCTGACCCAGGACACATTTCTGCGGGCACTCGGCAGCCTGCACCGTTTCGAGGGGCGCTCGTCCGCCCGTACGTGGCTGCTGTCCATCGCCCGCCGCGCGGTGATCGACAGCCTTCGGCACGCCGCCGCCCGGCCGCGTCTGTGCGACACGGACGACTGGCAGGCCGCTGCGGAGCGCGCCCAGCCCAGAGGTCTTCCGGGCTTCGACGACGGCGTCGTCCTCGCCGATCTGCTCGCGGAGCTGCCCGACGAGCGGCGTGAGGCCTTTGTCCTTACGCAGCTCCTGGGGCTGCCCTACGCGGAGGCCGCGCTGCTCACCGGCTGTCCGGTGGGCACGGTCCGTTCGCGGGTGGCGCGTGCCCGCCTCTCGCTGATGGAACGGCTGCGGGACGCCGAACGCCCCGCGCTCGCGGGTGCGGCGGCCTGA
- a CDS encoding response regulator: MTRVLVVEDDVQLVRALVINLRARGYGVETAPDGATALRIAAEQRPHVILLDLGLPDMDGIDVLTGLRALSRAPILVLTARRAAPQKVAALDAGADDYVTKPFSMDELLARLRAAVRRSRAVPVTGDAVVVTTDEFTVDLAAKKVRRHGHDVRLTPTEWQLLEILISHPGRLITQRQLLEDVWGSSRSDKTNYLRVYMAQLRRKLEADPSRPRHLITEPGMGYRFES, encoded by the coding sequence ATGACGCGGGTGCTTGTGGTGGAGGACGACGTCCAGCTGGTCAGGGCGCTCGTGATCAACCTGCGGGCCCGCGGGTACGGGGTCGAGACCGCCCCCGACGGTGCGACGGCCCTGCGGATCGCCGCGGAGCAGAGGCCCCACGTCATCCTCCTGGACCTGGGCCTTCCGGACATGGACGGCATCGACGTACTCACGGGTCTGCGAGCCTTGAGTCGGGCGCCGATCCTCGTGCTCACCGCGCGCCGTGCCGCGCCGCAGAAGGTCGCGGCGCTCGACGCGGGAGCCGATGACTACGTCACGAAGCCGTTCAGCATGGACGAACTCCTGGCCCGGCTGCGCGCCGCCGTCCGCCGCTCCCGGGCCGTGCCGGTCACCGGCGACGCGGTGGTCGTCACGACGGACGAGTTCACCGTCGACCTGGCCGCCAAGAAGGTGCGCAGGCACGGACACGACGTACGGCTGACGCCGACCGAATGGCAGCTCCTGGAAATACTGATCTCCCACCCCGGGCGGCTCATCACCCAGAGGCAGCTCCTCGAGGACGTATGGGGCTCGTCCCGCAGCGACAAGACCAACTATCTCCGCGTCTACATGGCCCAGTTGAGACGCAAACTCGAAGCGGACCCGTCCCGCCCGCGGCACCTCATCACTGAGCCGGGCATGGGCTATCGCTTCGAGAGCTGA